Proteins co-encoded in one Candidatus Marinimicrobia bacterium CG08_land_8_20_14_0_20_45_22 genomic window:
- the amrB gene encoding AmmeMemoRadiSam system protein B — MKVDPKSIRKPAVAGTFYPGNATSLEKAVVQYLESASESIITLKRLFGIISPHAGYVASGPVAAVGYRFLRKHPFSKIVVIAPSHHEYFRGISVFSGKAYQTPMGEIPVDQKICDLLTERGGVVYRSVKGHQTEHAIEVQLPFLQCIFPEFSLIPIVIGSATMNELDEFALILAEVFEKIEFVVVASSDLSHYHPYPEAVKMDKHLISLLEKYDLSALESGYENNSLEACGLAPILTLLKYAKILGKARCKTLDYRNLGDTVGLGDQVVGYLSAAVFEL, encoded by the coding sequence ATGAAGGTTGATCCGAAATCGATAAGAAAGCCTGCCGTTGCGGGCACGTTTTATCCAGGGAACGCCACCTCGCTCGAGAAGGCAGTCGTTCAATATCTGGAGTCGGCGTCGGAATCGATCATTACGTTGAAGCGTTTGTTTGGGATCATCTCACCGCATGCCGGATATGTCGCGTCGGGACCGGTTGCCGCTGTCGGTTATCGTTTTTTACGGAAGCACCCGTTTTCAAAAATCGTTGTGATCGCTCCGAGTCATCATGAATATTTCCGGGGGATTTCGGTTTTTTCAGGGAAAGCCTACCAAACGCCGATGGGCGAAATTCCGGTCGATCAGAAAATCTGCGACCTGCTGACCGAACGCGGCGGAGTCGTTTATCGTTCGGTGAAAGGGCATCAGACTGAACACGCGATCGAGGTTCAACTTCCGTTTCTTCAATGTATTTTCCCTGAGTTTTCGCTTATTCCAATCGTCATTGGCTCGGCGACCATGAACGAACTCGATGAATTTGCGCTTATCCTTGCGGAAGTCTTTGAAAAGATTGAATTCGTCGTTGTGGCGAGTTCGGATCTTTCTCATTATCATCCGTATCCAGAAGCGGTTAAAATGGACAAACATCTTATTTCACTTTTGGAAAAATATGATTTAAGCGCGTTGGAATCCGGTTATGAGAACAACTCGCTGGAAGCCTGCGGATTAGCGCCGATCCTGACGTTGCTTAAATATGCCAAGATTTTGGGGAAAGCCAGATGTAAGACGCTGGACTACCGGAATTTGGGCGATACGGTCGGCCTCGGCGATCAGGTGGTCGGATATTTATCGGCGGCTGTGTTTGAACTTTAA
- the hflX gene encoding GTPase HflX has translation MMNNIPEKQSQEMERVLLIGAVTADQSSGTIAEQLEELRLLVATLNYDGEILTVPLKRIDPATFIGSGKVAEIKNLLEELKIDEIVFNDDLSPTQMRNLERALEMEIRDRSGIILEIFASHARTREAKTQVELATLEYLLPRLTRRWTHLERQIGGINVRGGAGETQIETDKRLIKVRISRLKKELQRIENDRVVQRKSRRGNYNVSLVGYTNAGKSTLMNLFTGSEVLVEDKLFATLDTTVRQCQLDKFHRILLSDTVGFIRKLPHHLVASFRGTLKEIEEADLIVKVADISHPQCLVHLQTVEEVMADLKVSHKPSIVVFNKIDRMDKEIFSDAKRIYPDAVFLSALNRLKTDDLRRAVIAELKKMEIQMMIQIPLSEVRDIAYVRDHAFILSEKYSDEHILLEIIINRKIWEQIHRKFGKAAIQPVLREE, from the coding sequence ATGATGAATAATATTCCTGAGAAGCAGAGTCAGGAAATGGAACGGGTGCTTTTGATTGGCGCAGTGACAGCCGATCAGTCATCCGGAACCATTGCGGAGCAACTGGAAGAACTACGATTGTTAGTCGCAACGCTGAATTACGATGGTGAAATTCTGACCGTTCCGCTCAAACGAATCGATCCGGCGACTTTCATTGGAAGCGGAAAAGTTGCCGAGATTAAAAATCTGCTTGAAGAACTCAAAATCGACGAGATCGTTTTTAATGATGACCTGTCGCCAACGCAGATGCGAAATCTTGAACGTGCTTTGGAAATGGAAATCCGCGACCGAAGCGGAATCATCTTAGAAATCTTTGCCAGCCATGCGCGGACGCGCGAAGCGAAAACGCAGGTCGAACTGGCAACGCTTGAATATCTGCTTCCACGGTTAACACGTCGCTGGACGCATCTGGAGCGGCAGATCGGCGGAATCAATGTGCGCGGCGGAGCGGGCGAAACGCAAATAGAAACGGACAAACGGCTGATCAAAGTTCGCATTTCCCGATTGAAAAAAGAACTGCAAAGGATCGAAAACGATCGCGTGGTACAGCGAAAAAGTCGACGCGGAAATTACAATGTTTCGCTCGTCGGTTATACGAATGCGGGAAAATCTACACTTATGAATCTTTTCACAGGCTCGGAAGTTCTCGTCGAGGATAAATTATTCGCTACATTAGACACGACCGTCCGACAATGCCAACTCGATAAATTTCACCGGATTTTGCTCAGTGATACGGTCGGCTTCATCCGTAAATTGCCGCATCATCTGGTCGCTTCGTTTCGAGGCACGCTGAAGGAAATCGAAGAAGCCGATCTCATTGTGAAAGTTGCTGACATCAGCCATCCGCAATGTTTAGTTCATCTACAAACTGTTGAAGAAGTAATGGCAGATTTGAAGGTCAGTCACAAACCGTCAATCGTCGTGTTTAACAAGATCGATCGGATGGATAAAGAGATTTTTTCGGATGCGAAACGAATCTATCCAGATGCGGTCTTTTTATCGGCGTTGAACCGCTTAAAGACTGATGATCTGCGGCGTGCTGTCATTGCGGAGTTAAAAAAGATGGAAATTCAAATGATGATTCAGATTCCGCTATCGGAGGTTCGCGATATTGCCTATGTTCGGGACCATGCGTTTATCCTGTCCGAAAAATATTCCGATGAACATATTTTGTTGGAGATAATAATCAACCGGAAAATATGGGAACAGATTCATCGGAAGTTTGGAAAAGCGGCTATTCAACCCGTTCTTCGAGAGGAGTAA